In Hyperolius riggenbachi isolate aHypRig1 chromosome 1, aHypRig1.pri, whole genome shotgun sequence, the genomic window ATTCTTGGCTTTGAAGGCCTTGGCAACTACAGGATTCCTCttttcctcctcctactgctcctctacacaTCTGCCTCCGCTGAGAACCTCCTGATCATCTTTTTAGTTAGTAGAAGCCCTCATCTTCATTCACCAATGTACATTTTAATCAGCAATTTGCTATTTTGTGAAATTGTCTACACTACGGACCTGGTTCCATTGATGCTCCACCACATCCTAGCAGAGCGAGCGTTCATCTACCACCTTGGCTGCTCTGTTCAGTTGACCATATCTGGATGTGTGTCAATTGTTGATGCTCTTCTGTTGACACTGATGTCCTATGACAGATATCTAGCTGTTTGCCAACCACTGAGATATTCTGCCCTTATGCACAATAGACTGTGTGTATGTTTAGTAACTGTTCTTTGGGCAATTACCATCATGCTTAATATTGTAATATTTTACTTTGTAATTCATCTAGAGTTCTGCTGCCCTCTTAGCATTGATCACTTTTATTGCGACTTTACACCTTTAGTATCTCTTGCGTGCTCCGACATCACTCCTCTTATTTCATTTGCATTATGGGTCAGCGCTATACTAACAGTTGTCCCATTTGGCTTAATTGTTGTGTCATACACAGCTATCATAGTGGAGATCCTCAGGATACGGTCATCAACAGGACGACAGAAAGCCTTCTCCACCTGCAGCTCCCATCTCCTGGTGGTGTCCATATATTTTGGCATCATTATTGTCTTATATGTGGTGCCGAGAAGTAGCCAATATCTTTATGTCTATAAAGCCATGTCCTTCATGTCCTTTGCAGTGACTCCCATGATAAACCCAATTATTTATACTTTAAGGAATCAAGATATTAAGAAAGCTCTGCAAACAACAATAAGTGAAATGAAAGCCAAAATACATTTACAATAGACAAGTATTTTAGTAAAAGAGGGTGGCAACCAGTTGAAAATTAAGACATAGTTGAAGTCCATGCCTTACCTCGACTGGCTTGGACATAAACATGTTTGGCAGAGGAGATCTAAGATCTTTCTATATGCTTTTATTGTTcttttccagaggcttcccctgtctaccatcaccaggccattccagcacttatCCTTTGTCGActgctcacgcatgtgcagtagcattgACACACTCGGGCTCAATCGGGTCCGAGCTACAGCACATGTGCGAAccatctgcacctgcacagtagcacggacctgATCGAGCTTGGCTTtttccattaaagggaaggttcacgctgctaaaaaaaaaaaactgcactcacctggggcttcttccagctcctggcagttgatcggtgccctcggcgcagctcctctccctccgggcgTCCAGCGGGGAAGAAGCTTCTGtggtcggcttctgtgcgctccacgccgggggggtcacgtggtgtagtgaCGTCATCGGTTctcaactgcgcaggtgcagaactactgtgcctgcgcagtagagacctgatgacgtcacgtacaccacgtgaccccccggcGTGGAACGTACATGACgctgacccggaagccgaccgacctggcgaggtcggcttcttcaccgctggacgcccagAGGGAGTGGAGCTgtgccgagggcaccgatcgactgccaggagctgaaagaagccccaggtgagtgcaatttttttttttagcagcgcggatcttccctatAAAGCCTATGTGGGTCCGTGCTACTGTACAGGGGCAGTGTGGCTGTTCGCCTTCGAGCTTTGAGGGTCTCTGGAGCGCTGGAGCACCGGAGCGGCCTGGCGAAGGATGATGTGTAAGCCTCTGGCGAATCCCATTTTTTGCTACTAAatcctcacaggtttactttcaaACTGTAGACTGTTGAGTTAGGTGTGACTAAccatattttaaacaatactgtacTTTGTTATTTATTGCCACTGGCAGGAATTTGACCCTGAATCATTTTATGTAAACTCCTGCTCATGGATACAGCATCAGGAGAAATGTGTTACTTGCTGGTGGTAATGTACATTTAAGTAGTGTCGGACCACCTTCTTCCGCCTATAAACAAAGCTTGCAATCTCTGTTCTGCTGCAGGTGGGATCTGGACCTTTATGAACTTGCCTCTCTCTACCCATTCATTTGGGGATTAATTATACAACAGGCATGGACTGCCTACTTAAGAACTCCTCCTGCACTTAGACCTTGCTAGAATAGTTGACTGATCGGCCTAAGTGTTGATTAGTTCCTAGTTCACGGCTGGGCGTACTTTTTGTGGCCTGGGCCACATGCTGCGGACAGTGAGGCCGCATTCCTTAAattgccccctccttccccgctccctccctgcagagtcacaAGTGGGTGGCAAACGGGGAACTTAAAACTCAccaggcacgtgtcacgtggcactgggcatgtgtcacgtggcactgggCATGTGTcatgtgccacatgacacgtgccaagtgccatgtgccaagtgacactcagacagcagaggagaagacactagtgcacactaactgtcacactgacactgctcacagcacagcagttctgtagaaagctaacatattactactactactctaacaactactagcactgactgcagtactacagtactaactacctaataacacagtaatcctattccctaatctctaacctaacctatacctaaggctaatagctggccagcaggcagcagctggcctggtctgtgcacagcacacacagacacatagcagctgcctgcagcacagcacacactctgactgtcacacaaatgacatcaagctaattcatgatttaacaatagtgtagtgatagtgaaggggttaatcactgaacagcttatcactgactgtgtacagcccttgttaggccagcagcactggagcacacactctgactgtcatacaatgacatcaatcaagctaattaacgatttaacaatagtgtagtgatagtgaaggggttaatcactgaacagctttaggtttatactgTGTACATCCCTTGGTagggcagcagcactggagcatgtctctcagtgagcattcagcaagcaaaggacaatatgtctcatcatggcagccctccttattatacaggggggcaggccagtgttcctttctgtgattgggtggcagggtttaggctgggagccctctgattgtctcaatgaggtcaggtggggctggccagggttcccctctgtgattggttgctagggcttctgctgggagccctttgattggctccaggatgtcatctccttagttacagtatttcggatccggatatccgcaatatctgcGCTATGCGCCCAAATATTcgcagatagctatctggatttcTAGAGAAATCCAGAATCTAAattggatagctgaaaaatggttggatatccgggttacccggatatccggaatcttgcTGAGCAGTGCTAACCTGATTTAGAGTCCAGGGGAGAGAGAAAATGGAATGTCATTATACTGTACTGTTCAGCACAGCTTGAGTTGTATTGCTGTCCCGTGAATATAAACCTTACCAGATCAGATATTCTTCTCTAAAACCCTGGcactaaactgaagcttgtatgttcctgGATCATCAGGAGATGGCGCTGTCTCCTCACACACCAGGAAGTACggaagatgcatggagctctggacttcagactgtgtgtgcagcaaagccggggcaGTTTTGGAGCAGGatagatgatttattttgacatgtggCATCTTATCTCTCCCCAAGTCCTGCTCCCCTATTGTTTTTTCagcgccctaggccatgacctttgaggcctttctagaaatccagccctgagtacCAAGGATAACACCCACACAAATTTC contains:
- the LOC137544276 gene encoding olfactory receptor 10C1-like, producing the protein MKYKPQQAGGTKTEEIEPPEERVIQTMILQKNQTSDAEILILGFEGLGNYRIPLFLLLLLLYTSASAENLLIIFLVSRSPHLHSPMYILISNLLFCEIVYTTDLVPLMLHHILAERAFIYHLGCSVQLTISGCVSIVDALLLTLMSYDRYLAVCQPLRYSALMHNRLCVCLVTVLWAITIMLNIVIFYFVIHLEFCCPLSIDHFYCDFTPLVSLACSDITPLISFALWVSAILTVVPFGLIVVSYTAIIVEILRIRSSTGRQKAFSTCSSHLLVVSIYFGIIIVLYVVPRSSQYLYVYKAMSFMSFAVTPMINPIIYTLRNQDIKKALQTTISEMKAKIHLQ